A stretch of DNA from Candidatus Abyssobacteria bacterium SURF_5:
CGCTTGAGCGGCCGCCGATACGCGCCGCCTCGATGTAATCGTCCTGTTCCGCGAGTTCAAGGATTTTATCCACCAGGGACTGATTGCGGCTGTGGCGCTCGCGAGTCCAGAAGATGATGCGCTCAATGACGACGGTAAGCGCCGCCAGCGAGCATGCGAGCAGCAGGTACATGACCGGCCCGCCCTTGTGGAAGAGTGTCAGCATAGACCCTTCAGGAGAAAGACTCCAGTTCTGTTTGTTGATGCGGCTAACGCGGGATTTCCGCGGACCCCTCTGCCTTGAGGGAGATGGAGACAGTTAGTGTAAACGTATCGGAAGAGCACTCGGCGCGCCATTATTGCTCTATTATATCAAAAACCCGTCAGCGGGACCGTCATAGTTACGTCGGCGCGTTCGGCATTATCTCCGCTGCATCGACGCTTTTGGGTTTTGTTCAGAATAACAATTTCAATCCCGCATGCGCTGATACGCCCGCGGTGCCGTAATTGCTCACCTCGTGATAATCCCTGTCGAAGAGATTCTCGATGCGTCCGAAAACCCTGACGTTCTCGCTGATGTCGTAGGAGGCCGCCAAATTCACCAAGGTATATCCCCCCAAATCTTCATTGCCGACATCGAGCCTGTCGCCGACATAGATGATGCCGAGGTTGACGATTCCTTTTTCCAGGAATCGATATGTTGTGTCCAGCCCGGCCTTGTTCTCCGGCCTGCGAAGAAGGTCTTCTCCGGTGCTCTTGTCCTCGGTTTCGGTGCGCGTGTAGTTGGCGCGGACCAGCAGTTTCTCGCATGGCTGAACCGCTGCGAACACTTCAACGCCCTCGGCTTCAGCCTCATCGATATTAACGTAGCCGGACCCGAAAAGGAAATCGATGAGGTCGTCAAACTCGTTCCGGAAATATGTCGCCCCGAACGTGATTCGCCCGTCCAGCACCTCCTGCTCGAAACCGGCGTCCCATCCCTCGCTTGTTTCCGGGTCCAGATTGGGATTGCCAACCGGTCCGAAGAAGGGGTCGGCGGCGCCAAAAAGCTGGTAAAGCGTGGGCGCCTTGAAGCCGGTTCCGTATGTCGCCTTGAGCTTGGTTCCAAACTCCGGAATGAGGTAAGCCGAGGCTATACGATAGGTGACTTCCGATCCGAACTCCTCGTGGTCATCGAGGCGAATCCCCAGCGTTGTGAAGAAGCGGTCCCACAGCTTGATCTGATCCTGAAGGAAATAGCCGGTGGTCCGGACCGATTTCTCGTCGAAAACATCTTCCATGATAAAGCCCCCGGAATCAAAAAAGGTATGAAACTTAAGCGATTCCTCCTCGGTCTCCACCCCCACGGTCAGGGTGTTCGTGTCATGGAGAGCGAGGTTGTGCTGCCAATCGAATTTCAGGAGATCTCCGTCATACGAGGAGCGCGAACGGTCCACCGGATGTGCGGAATCAAAATCATCCCGCAGCCTTCTTCTATAGTCGGTAAAGGAGACCCCCAGGGTCTGCTCCCAAAAGCTGTCGAAGAAAAATGTCCTCGCTTGCGCCCTCAAGAAAAGCGCCTCCGTATCTTCGGTGGAATTCGGATCGTCCGCAAAGCGAAAGGTGACGGGATCAAATCCGTCAAGCTCGACCTCGGTGTCATAATAGCGCAGGATGAAGTCAAGACCCAGAATATTGGCGGGCGTCCATCCCACCCTCGTTGAAACCGACGTGTTCTCATACGCGTCCTCTTCACCATTCCCGTCGTCCTCGTCCGCGGCCGAAATGCCGTCGGTGTCGAGACGCGAGATTCCGAGCGAATAGTTCACCAGATCAGTTCCCCCGCTGACGCCGGCTGTCTCGTGGAACGTCTCGTATGAGCCGTATTCGCCCGATACATAGAAGCGGGGCTTTCCGCTCCCCTTCTTCGTGATGATGTTGATCACGCCGCCGATGGCATCCGAACCATAGAGCGTGCTCTGGGGGCCGCGGAGCACCTCGATGCGCTCGATGTTTTCGGTGGTCAGATCGGCAAAATTGAAAGCGCGAACCGGCGAACTGGGATCATTCATTTCGATGCCGTCTATCAGTACGAGCGTATGATCGGATTTCGCTCCCCTGATAAAGGCCGATGCTTGCCCGCCGGGCCCTCCCGTCTGCACGATGTCCAGCCCCGGCTCGCCACGCAGAACATCGAGCACCACGATCTTTTGCTCGCGCACGATCTCCTCTTCGGAAATTACAGTTATGGAGGCCGCGACCTCTCGGATCGGGGTCTCCATGCGGGTGGCGGTTACCACCACGGGCTCGAGGGTCTCCGGTTCCTGCCGCGAAGGCAACTCTGCCTGGTCTTCGGAGGGCTCCACCGGCTCCGTCTCGCTGATGGTGGTCCATTGACTTTCGCCGGAGGATTTGTCTGCCGGCTCGGCGAAAAGTGACGAACTCGTGAATACGATTGTTGCAAGGAACAGAAACGTGATGACTGCGCGCATGCCTGTACTCCTTTCCCCGGAAAGGGTGACCCCCTGCGAGCGGTAAGGTTTCCTGACTTACGGCGTCGCCTACTCTCCGCGCCTTCCCATTCCGATGTTCTTTATACGAACAGTGGCCTTATGCGGATTTTGTGCCGATTACAGTTGCCGGGCAGAAGCGGAATCTCACCGCTTTCCCTACATCCGCTCGCGCTTCGTTGAACAGCCTTCTCCTATCCACTACCGAAACCGATGCCTGCCGCAATTACAAGAGAAACCGTCTCGACTACCTCACACGTGGCCCCGAGCGTGTCGCCGGTTATCCCGCCGATCTTGCGCAACATGAGGAGTGAAAGCGGCGCAAGCGCCACCAAGGAGGCCAAGCCGACTAAAACACCGTTCATTCCCCATGCCAGCCAACCGATGATCAGCAGCGCGGCGCCCGACCAGATCATCTGGCGAGTCGCTCGCGCCGGGCGCACTGCAGCGGCCAACCCCTCGTTCCGCGCAAGCGGCATGTATCCCATGAGGACGGCCATTCCACACCGGCCGGCTACAGGCATCAGCAACAGCGCCTGTGTTCGCGTTTGGGGCGCTAATGAAGAGGCGGCGGCGATTTTGAGTGCAAGGACGCATGCCACCGCAATCACCCCCATCGCTCCGGTGCGGCTGTCGCGCATGATGCGCAAAATTTCCTCGCGCGGGCGCGAGCTGCCGAAGCCGTCCGCGGTGTCGGCCAAGCCGTCAAGATGCAGACCGCCGGTAATAAACACGAGCAGAACGATGACGCTCGCACCCGTGACGAACGGCGGAAACACAACCGAAAGAGCCGCCCCGGCTGTTGCGAGAACGAGTCCCGCCAGAATACCGACAAGCGGGAAAAACTCCAGCCGGACGTTCAACCGCTCATCCGCCTGGACGCGGCGCAGCGGAATCGTTGTCAGGAACTGGAGCGTGTCGAGCAGTGATTTCATCATCGTTGCACGAGAAGAACAGATGTCACGGTTGAGAAGTTTAGGGTAAAAATAGCATTACCCCCCCGAATCTCCGATGCCGA
This window harbors:
- a CDS encoding TonB-dependent receptor — translated: MRAVITFLFLATIVFTSSSLFAEPADKSSGESQWTTISETEPVEPSEDQAELPSRQEPETLEPVVVTATRMETPIREVAASITVISEEEIVREQKIVVLDVLRGEPGLDIVQTGGPGGQASAFIRGAKSDHTLVLIDGIEMNDPSSPVRAFNFADLTTENIERIEVLRGPQSTLYGSDAIGGVINIITKKGSGKPRFYVSGEYGSYETFHETAGVSGGTDLVNYSLGISRLDTDGISAADEDDGNGEEDAYENTSVSTRVGWTPANILGLDFILRYYDTEVELDGFDPVTFRFADDPNSTEDTEALFLRAQARTFFFDSFWEQTLGVSFTDYRRRLRDDFDSAHPVDRSRSSYDGDLLKFDWQHNLALHDTNTLTVGVETEEESLKFHTFFDSGGFIMEDVFDEKSVRTTGYFLQDQIKLWDRFFTTLGIRLDDHEEFGSEVTYRIASAYLIPEFGTKLKATYGTGFKAPTLYQLFGAADPFFGPVGNPNLDPETSEGWDAGFEQEVLDGRITFGATYFRNEFDDLIDFLFGSGYVNIDEAEAEGVEVFAAVQPCEKLLVRANYTRTETEDKSTGEDLLRRPENKAGLDTTYRFLEKGIVNLGIIYVGDRLDVGNEDLGGYTLVNLAASYDISENVRVFGRIENLFDRDYHEVSNYGTAGVSAHAGLKLLF
- the cobS gene encoding adenosylcobinamide-GDP ribazoletransferase — translated: MMKSLLDTLQFLTTIPLRRVQADERLNVRLEFFPLVGILAGLVLATAGAALSVVFPPFVTGASVIVLLVFITGGLHLDGLADTADGFGSSRPREEILRIMRDSRTGAMGVIAVACVLALKIAAASSLAPQTRTQALLLMPVAGRCGMAVLMGYMPLARNEGLAAAVRPARATRQMIWSGAALLIIGWLAWGMNGVLVGLASLVALAPLSLLMLRKIGGITGDTLGATCEVVETVSLVIAAGIGFGSG